Proteins found in one Lycium ferocissimum isolate CSIRO_LF1 chromosome 6, AGI_CSIRO_Lferr_CH_V1, whole genome shotgun sequence genomic segment:
- the LOC132061065 gene encoding uncharacterized protein LOC132061065, translating to MEDFNGESEAITSSISDVEKVQEKPVMIRRKSGKKLIILLDFFRDLYMKSLKKIGAVFSKKDKQKKSQIISLRRNPSDSSLNWSKGNEESQSEQGIDKYQSLVGIAVECSLTSRRKRGKLGRFKVKTPEVQSGGGGGGGRGGGRGGGGGGRGGGQAQGRGKKASGSK from the coding sequence atggAAGATTTCAATGGAGAGTCAGAAGCTATCACTTCTTCAATTTCTGATGTtgaaaaagttcaagaaaagcCAGTGATGATAAGACGGAAATCAGGAAAGAAACTGATTATTCTGCTAGATTTCTTCAGAGACCTCTACATGAAGTCTCTGAAGAAAATTGGAGCTGTGTTTTCAAAGAAggataaacaaaagaaatctcAAATAATTTCTCTCCGAAGGAATCCCAGTGATAGCTCTTTGAATTGGAGTAAAGGAAATGAAGAATCTCAATCTGAACAAGGAATTGATAAATATCAATCACTAGTAGGAATTGCTGTCGAATGTTCTCTTACTTCTAGGAGGAAACGTGGCAAACTTGGCAGGTTTAAGGTGAAAACCCCAGAGGTTCAATCAGGTGGAGGTGGAggtgggggtaggggtgggggtAGGGGCGGAGGTGGTGGTGGGCGTGGGGGTGGTCAAGCTCAAGGGCGAGGTAAAAAGGCATCCGGTTCCAAGTAA
- the LOC132061066 gene encoding NAC domain-containing protein 53-like, protein MSSKSKLPLGFQFHPTDEELINYLKNFVLCGVLPPTDVIKVVHLFGDSEPCQIIGASEEKTSYFLTPLKRFKNSTKKFARTVGEGTWKGQTSGKPINDGSKNIVGFKRSLKYHSDIKRDQMNDKWLMTEYFLPDEYIDKSDNKDNFVLCKIKEKKKSEKNGNEVMEEDVDEVIASILGSNYYTHQVITKDDNQLAVVNEVNYEVRTNCKASTSTFNNDQHKDYGLLGQANNYLEAGVEQYNGINLYRIEATIP, encoded by the coding sequence ATGTCATCAAAATCTAAGCTTCCGTTAGGTTTTCAATTCCACCCCACGGATGAAGAGTTGATCAACTATCTGAAAAATTTCGTGCTCTGCGGAGTATTGCCACCTACGGATGTTATTAAAGTAGTCCACCTATTTGGAGACTCCGAGCCATGTCAGATTATCGGTGCTTCAGAGGAGAAAACGAGTTATTTTCTTACCCCGTTGAagagattcaagaattcaaccaaaaaatTTGCAAGAACAGTTGGCGAAGGAACATGGAAAGGCCAAACAAGTGGTAAACCAATTAATGATGGATCGAAAAATATAGTTGGATTCAAGAGAAGTTTGAAGTACCATAGTGATATAAAAAGAGACCAAATGAATGATAAGTGGCTCATGACAGAATATTTTTTGCCGGACGAGTACATTGATAAAAGCGACAATAAGGATAATTTCGTCTTGTGCAAAatcaaagagaagaaaaaaagtgagaaaaatGGTAATGAAGTCATGGAGGAAGATGTTGATGAAGTAATTGCTTCTATATTAGGAAGTAATTATTATACTCATCAAGTAATTACCAAAGACGACAATCAATTAGCGGTTGTAAACGAAGTTAATTATGAAGTGAGGACAAATTGTAAAGCAAGTACAAGCACATTCAATAATGATCAACATAAAGATTATGGACTATTAGGACAAGCTAATAATTATTTGGAAGCTGGGGTTGAGCAATATAATGGAATTAACCTGTATAGAATTGAAGCTACGATTCCTTGA
- the LOC132059164 gene encoding uncharacterized protein LOC132059164, protein MTSSGKEDQDQSKINGIEDSKTTIEFLRGRLLAERSASRTARQRADELAQRVSELEEQLKVASLQRKKAEKATAAVLSILENHAIDDLSEEFSSGSDGETILSDSKDAENKTEGGEISSSSEIVSSPSTARSLSWKSGKGSSHSLDRRKYTDSNRRRRSNFASTGISSSKRAGKSCRQIRRRDTRSASDELQNSSAECASEALPSSANNEPQSLTDGAGNRETNDQVDVSASGVSGNERQADKNDEDMQRVSHQQAQLIGQYEAEEKAQREWEEKYRESNSHTPDSCDPENYSDVTEERDDLKASQQPRLAAKSGTQNHANKYGAADIPSTEENGTINSSPSAPHVNMRCLKDIKSSRTVESDFPALEFTRSMSNGNCLENHGHRSYSHHQSFPATPSPMHPRVHTTLCCGGSSLQAGQALQTGYELALVSHNTPNGVGSVLGELEQAKLSLNKQINSSPPLISGSSIKSMEYPVLPPRFSSANYSPEPSMYEISASPHVECRSNYVTLNRFTSPSPRPFSEASSSAPAYRHNSDTHLDAGLPSSMRFNPNSSSRHPFSSKLTYPTYAMRPDMVPKLSSGEVFSRNFTLNETSLPPSFSFSTLCPEVVPKLPSGEVCSRNFSTNETGIPPSLSVSRYDPRIRPNMYSN, encoded by the exons ATGACAAGTTCTGGGAAAGAAGATCAAGATCAAAG CAAAATCAATGGCATTGAAGATTCTAAGACAACAATTGAGTTCCTCCGGGGGAGATTATTAGCTGAAAGGTCTGCATCACGGACAGCAAGGCAGAGAGCTGATGAACTGGCACAGAGG GTGTCGGAGCTCGAAGAGCAGTTAAAGGTTGCATCTCTGCAAAGAAAGAAAGCTGAGAAGGCCACAGCAGCTGTTCTGTCCATATTAGAGAACCATGCAATAGATGATCTTTCAGAGGAATTTAGTTCAGGATCTGATGGGGAAACAATCTTATCTGATTCGAAAGATGCTGAAAATAAAACAGAGGGAGGGGAAATTTCGTCAAGTTCGGAGATTGTGTCTTCTCCATCAACTGCCCGAAGTTTGTCGTGGAAAAGTGGCAAAGGTTCTTCGCATTCTTTGGACAGGAGGAAATACACTGATTCTAATAGGAGAAGACGTAGTAACTTTGCATCCACTGGCATTTCTTCTTCAAAACGGGCTGGTAAATCATGCCGACAGATAAGGCGCAGGGATACCAG ATCAGCTAGTGATGAGTTACAAAATAGTTCTGCTGAATGTGCCTCTGAGGCTCTTCCAAGTTCTGCTAACAATGAGCCTCAATCTTTGACGGACGGAGCTGGCAACAGAGAGACAAATGATCAAGTGGACGTTTCTGCATCAGGTGTGTCAGGAAATGAAAGGCAAGCTGATAAGAATGATGAAGACATGCAAAGAGTTTCACATCAGCAAGCGCAACTTATAGGGCAATATGAAGCTGAGGAAAAAGCTCAGAGAGAATGGGAAGAGAAGTACAGAGAGAGTAATAGCCATACACCG GATTCATGTGACCCTGAAAATTACTCGGATGTGACTGAAGAAAGAGATGACTTGAAGGCATCTCAGCAACCACGCTTAGCTGCAAAAAGCGGTACTCAAAATCATGCAAACAAGTATGGAGCAGCAGATATTCCCTCAACTGAGGAAAATGGAACTATAAACAGTTCTCCATCGGCCCCACATGTCAATATGCGCTGCTTGAAAGATATAAAAAGCAGCAGAACTGTTGAATCAGATTTCCCAGCATTAGAGTTTACACGCTCGATGTCTAATGGGAATTGTTTAGAAAATCACGGCCATAGATCTTATAGTCACCATCAGTCTTTTCCTGCGACTCCTTCTCCCATGCATCCCCGGGTACATACTACCTTGTGTTGTGGAGGTAGCAGTTTGCAGGCCGGACAAGCTCTTCAAACAGGATACGAACTTGCCTTGGTGTCTCACAACACTCCGAATGGTGTAGGCTCTGTCCTCGGGGAACTTGAACAAGCTAAACTTTCACTGAATAAACAAATCAACAGCTCACCACCACTAATATCTGGATCATCTATCAAGTCCATGGAGTACCCGGTATTGCCCCCGAGATTCAGTTCCGCAAACTATTCTCCTGAACCTTCCATGTATGAAATCTCGGCAAGTCCTCACGTGGAGTGTCGATCAAATTATGTTACACTTAATAGGTTTACTTCTCCATCCCCAAgacctttctcggaggcatcttCTTCAGCTCCTGCATACAGGCATAACTCTGACACCCACTTAGATGCGGGCCTACCATCATCAATGAGGTTTAATCCTAACTCGAGTTCACGTCATCCCTTCTCTAGTAAATTGACGTACCCGACGTATGCCATGCGCCCAGATATGGTGCCAAAATTATCCTCAGGTGAAGTATTCTCGAGAAATTTCACTCTGAATGAGACAAGTCTACCTCCCTCATTTTCCTTCTCAACCTTGTGCCCGGAGGTGGTGCCAAAACTACCCTCAGGTGAAGTATGCTCGAGAAACTTTTCTACTAATGAGACAGGTATACCTCCCTCATTGTCCGTCTCACGTTATGATCCTCGTATCAGACCAAATATGTATAGTAATTGA